Proteins from one Desulfonema limicola genomic window:
- a CDS encoding HU family DNA-binding protein: MKKDDIINELAKVLNSKKDAKTALESLITCITEALKRGEKVTLTGFGTFDVNDRKARKGRNPQTGEPIDIKASRVPRFAAGKTLKNALN, encoded by the coding sequence ATGAAAAAAGATGATATTATAAATGAACTGGCAAAGGTTCTTAATTCAAAAAAAGATGCAAAAACTGCTTTGGAAAGCCTTATAACATGTATTACCGAAGCATTGAAAAGAGGGGAAAAGGTTACTCTGACAGGATTTGGAACCTTTGATGTAAATGATAGAAAAGCTAGAAAAGGAAGAAATCCTCAAACTGGAGAACCTATTGATATCAAGGCATCAAGAGTACCCCGTTTTGCTGCCGGCAAGACCTTGAAAAATGCTTTGAACTAA
- a CDS encoding response regulator translates to MAHILIIDDDDGFRKMVRYMLEKEGYDVFEASDGNKGIKIYQDQEIDLVITDIFMPDKEGIETIIELRRDNPDIKIIAVSGGGWKGDFDALKIAEAFGVQKAFEKPFERKEIIDTIKELLNP, encoded by the coding sequence ATGGCGCATATTTTGATAATTGATGATGATGATGGTTTTCGTAAAATGGTAAGATATATGCTGGAAAAAGAAGGATATGACGTATTTGAAGCTTCTGACGGCAATAAAGGAATTAAAATTTACCAGGATCAAGAAATTGATCTTGTTATTACAGATATTTTTATGCCTGACAAAGAAGGAATTGAAACTATTATTGAACTCAGGCGTGATAATCCTGATATTAAAATTATTGCTGTTTCAGGCGGAGGCTGGAAAGGAGATTTTGATGCTTTGAAGATAGCAGAGGCTTTTGGTGTTCAAAAAGCTTTTGAAAAACCTTTTGAGCGTAAAGAAATTATTGATACAATTAAAGAGCTGTTGAACCCGTAA
- a CDS encoding universal stress protein, which produces MSELKKILVALGITDYSQGIFQYGLNLAAAFDAELIAANIINVRDVEAVRSIASMGYDVDGEHYVEGVRKERKLFIDNIINNSNLGNFSREKIKIIVKVGNPIESLLKIIVKENADMIVMGPKGRTDLEHVLVGSVAAKLFRRSPVTVVSYKDEKLSRQLMKKIH; this is translated from the coding sequence ATGAGTGAATTAAAAAAAATACTGGTTGCTCTGGGTATTACAGATTATTCTCAAGGTATATTTCAATATGGGTTAAATCTGGCAGCAGCTTTTGATGCAGAGCTTATTGCTGCAAATATTATCAATGTGCGTGATGTGGAAGCAGTCAGGAGTATTGCATCAATGGGATATGATGTTGACGGGGAGCATTATGTTGAAGGTGTCAGAAAGGAACGGAAGCTTTTTATAGATAATATTATTAATAATTCAAATCTGGGAAATTTTTCCAGGGAGAAGATCAAGATTATTGTTAAAGTGGGAAATCCTATTGAATCATTGTTAAAGATTATTGTTAAAGAAAATGCAGATATGATTGTAATGGGACCAAAAGGGCGTACAGATCTGGAGCATGTTCTTGTCGGGTCTGTGGCTGCAAAGCTTTTCAGACGTTCTCCTGTAACAGTTGTATCATATAAAGATGAAAAACTTTCCCGGCAGTTAATGAAAAAGATCCATTAG